The genomic stretch aaaaagagacgtTTTTACTTAATAATTACTTAATAATTAAGTTCACGCCTTGCGGCCTTGACAGTCCATCCCTACACTATGTAAAGGGAGGTAAATGATGTATATGAAGGATGAAATGTTATGGTCttcataaaatatattttatacgGTAAAAGACGATTTATTTATAAACCACGGGCTATTAATGTAGGTTGTCAAGACAtgagtaaaatattaaaaaaacaaaattaatttaagtaaggGCTAAAGGGACTTACCTAGTGGTCGGATCTGGTTGGATTGAATCTGAGCCGTCATGGTGTTCGCCCACTGGTTTTTTTTAATCGGTGGCCGGGACCGTAGTTTCTAAAGGGATTTGGTCTGGTATTAATTTGAGTACGAATGGAGCCCACTTATAACGGCTGCGTGGCGAGGGAACGCGCGTAAGAATTCCGCGTAGGATTAGGTGGTGGATGTAGAGTTATATTCTTCCAGCGGTTCCGTTCTAATCCGCCTCTCTCTCCGCCGGTTCCCCCATTTCCTTTCCTCCTTCCCGTTCGAATCGATGGCTCGCGTCTTCTCCCACCTTCGAATTCGCGATGCCTTCCCTTTCAACCGCCTCATCGCCGTCCGAGAACGCTCTCACGCGCGGATCATTGAGATCGACCTCGCCGCCGAGGCTGACGCCGGTGAGGGCGAAGGCGAGGGCGAGGTTGATGTCGACGTCCTCAGCCTCCGACGCCTTGAGGATGCTGTTCGCGCGATCTCTGTACGAAGGGCGGCTCCGGATTGGCTCCCTTTCGTTCCGGGATCCTCCTATTGGTTTCCCCCGCCCAGACGGGCCGGCGGAGTGGTGGATGTGGTGAAAAAGCTAGCGAATCCTCTGACGGAGGAGGAGAGCATGTCCCTGACAACTGTCCGCGGGTGGCCTTCTTCGGCTTACTTCGTTGACGGTGATGGATCAGTTTTGGCCTTTGTCTACTAGATTAAATGATATACCTTTATTTCGTTTCTTCATCGCTTTagtaaagttagtcttttgaggcTTCTTAGTCGTTAGATCTGTTTGTTCTTTTAATAAAGGTTTGCTTCAGGTAAGCTTTTagaaattttcatatttatctcaAGTAAATATTTATCCCATAGATGTAGAAATTCTAGGAACTCTGCAGAATTAGGGTTGCTGGCATTTGAGTATAGAGAGTTTGATTTCAGGTTTCCTTGTAGAATAGGGATAGAAAATATGGCAGAAAACCTTGCATAGATACTCCAATGGCTCGCCCAAGTGtaactttaagttttaaaaatggtATGCAAACGACATTGGCCCAGTTGCTGCATAGTCCACGTGCAACTAGTGGTTGTGGAAAAAATACCAAATTTTTTATGTGAAACATGGTAATCTTCTTTAGGCAACACAATTTTATCGAATGTTTCATAATTATTTCAGTCCTCTCATCATCTGAACAAACGTGTAAGTTATTCCTCTTCACCAACTTATCATTCATTAGTTTATATTTCTAGTGAAAGTATTCTTGATTTTAGTAGTTTGTTAGAAATTTGTTTGCGAAAAGAAAATCTCACATCAAGCTCAACTCAAGTAAAATTTTTTTGGACTATCTAAAAATAACTCCTTTACACTTACTACATCCTTTTTCATTTCTAAATCTTGTCCTTTTTCATTGTTTAACAATTCAATTGAAGTAAGCTTAAACTAAATAATTATATTTGTTCTTTCCATTTTTTGATATACATAATATAATAGTTGAACTGAACAACTAGGTTGAGTTGAATTTTTCCAATTGAAAATTCACACAATTCCAACAGCCTATGCATGTGCTTCCATAAAGACCATGATTCTAAAAGCATTGGTATGAGATATCATAACTTCTAATTGTTATACCAAGCAAACGCTTTTAGCAATTCAGTAAGAAGTATTTCTGACTTTGCAGCAAGATTGGTTATTCTATTCCCCCTACAATAActgtaatttttcttttcagtgAGAATTTTCTTGCTTCATTAATAATCTAAAGACCTTTTTTGGTTCCCAGTTGCAACTATTAGTTTAGcaagttttatgaaaattttaggtGTTAGGTGACCAATTATGGTGTTTTACCCTAGCTTCTAAGAGATTTTGAGAGGGATAGAAAGTAAGAGGAAAATGAATGTGCGTCCATTTTTACCCTTGGTTTAAACCTATTAGGAATGATGATGAAAAAGTAAACTCTTTGGCTTGGTATATTTCTTCTTTTGCAAATCATATGTGAAACTTGTTATTCCAATTCTCATCACATTATCCCTGTTATTCAATTTTATCTGTGTTGACTAATTTTCTAAAtgtgtattttatatttattataatcACAATCACATTTGTTAATAATGCTTAGAGGGTGAGGCACTATTCTAATAACTATACAAATCCACTTATAGAAAATTAACCAAATCATTCAGACATTGtaaaacatacaaacataagtGTCCTTGAAAGTAGACAAAgggaaaataaaatttatcaaatATACCTATCCACATTATGGTtgtaaattaagtgcaatatTATCACATGGATTATTCTTTTTTCATTTGCTAAAATGACTTACAAATCTTGGACCAGTGAGTCTGTTTGttgtattctttaaaatcatcatGTAAAACTATCTTTTTGTAGAATCATATTTTGCATGTCTATAATATCTTTGACTAATGACAATGAGAAGATTATTAACGAAAACAACAGCATGCATGACTCACCATAGTTTGAGATAAGCTTAGTAGATGAAAATAAATAATACATGTTCTAATAATTATAATGTACTTTGTTTCAATGTGCATGGAAGTTAATGTAAACAGTTGAATTTGATAAGTTATACTTCTCTTTTCCTACTTTCAGCAAAACTTGTATTTGTATCTTCtacaatttataaataatttggcTAATTTTCTCTAAGTGAATTTGTATAGTCATTAAAATCTTATTATTAACATGTTTGATTCTAgttataataaatataaaatatacattTATGAAGTTGGTTGAAATAGTTATGAAAAATGAACTTGAATTGCcacaataatttaataaaaattctcacaatactattttatattttaagttttaacatatccattttttactcttttttttttaaaaaaatattttctataaaCTGAGAATAGAAAGATAAAATACTCCACAAATTTTCAGATACCGGATGCAGCATAAGTTTTTTTTCTCCAATAAATTAGATGAACTCCTTATGTTTTAAGAACTAAGTAAACTTCGAGGCTCTCTAAAGTTCTTGAATGCAGATGAGACCATTGAACATGCCTAAATAGGAATTTATAGTGAAACTCTTTGCTTAGTcgtcttaattttatttaaaacagtCTGGGCTCTGGTTCACATGATGTAAACTCAATTACAGCTCCTGTGATATGTGAATCTTGTGGCGTTTATCCAACAATACTTTGGCAATGCTATGGCAGTCGAAACAAAAAGATGTAAACGAACTTGTACTTACTGAGcaataaataaataacataaatatATTTGAAGCTGGTCAGGAGATGGCACATTATTTTACATGTAGATTTCATTTAGGTGTGCTATGTATAATTTGGCTTCTTTTTCATTGTTTAAAAAATAGCATAGTTCACTTGAACACGCAACTTAAAATTTCTTAAACTGTATCAGAAatgcccttttttttttctttcaagctttgaTGTTGTGTTTATGGACAAACGGTAGGATCACATGGTAGTGATTTGAGGTCATTAAAAGTGATTTAATAAATTTGAATATTATTAGTGACATATAGTATCAGTGGTGGACGATATCCATAAAGCTAAACTCCATTTAGCCAGGATTTACTCTGCTGCTGCTTCTTTTTGATTTGGTTACTTTGCTTGATGAGTTTTGCTGTCATAACATAGCAAAATCAACCATACAGGTGTCTCTCCGCGTTTTGTAAAGAAGAATATGAAGAAGGCATCAGCACAGTCAGATGATGAAGATTGATTTGTCTCTTCTGATGGACGGAGCTGGGCTTGGTGAGAAATTTTGTTTCACATACATTTGTTGATATTTTTTTTCTAGAATATATGCTTCTGCATTACACTCAAATGGTTGCATCACAATAATTTAACTAATAAAAATCTGGAACACTGATCTAAGGTCATATCCATCTACTATTGCATAACCACTGTATTCTTATTGGTAGTTTTCAGACTTAATTTTAGCATATTTTGCTGATTATTTTATATGATTCTTCAATGCAGATTCACGCCTTGTAAATAATTTAGCTGTTGTGCCCTGCAATCCAAGGGATGTAAATAGGCGAAGCATACATCACCTGTGCAATTTGTTTTCGTTTTCCCTTTAATCTTGTTGCAACTTATCGATGTATGTGCTACTGGTTCTACTATGAGTGCTATTTTAGAAAGCCAGTAACCTTTAGCTTCTCTCACAAAAAACTCTTCTCGTTAAACTTAACATCGAACAATTCACTCAGAGCATAGTAATGTGTGGCTTTCTTTGCTAAAGCTATCTTCTGATGCTACTTCaacttctcaatttttttttaattttctggtGTTCAGTAACTATTTATTAAACAAAACGATATGTTTTACAAAAATTCTAGAGAACTGTTGTTCTTGTCAGTTAACTGGCGTATTCTGTTATATAATCATAATCTTTTAATAGATTATTTTTGTATCACATTGTGTTGTTTTAACATTCAAATATAGGAAGTGCCAGTGCAtgctgaattactattttttaaaaaataaaaataaaaactgcACATATTTTTCATAATATGTGGCACACAGTAGTATTTACTCTGTAGAAAtaaattaaaagtttttttttggtttttcattattattattattattattattattattattattattttccctCAATGGCTAAAGAGGAGACATCTTTCCTGGGACACAAATCTTGATTCCTGATATGTTTTCATGTACCATCACAAATCAAATCTCAGGCCTATGACTCCTCTCCTCTGTCCTAAGAAtatcaattttcttcttttttttaaattttaaaaaaaggtAAAGACAAAAATTCTTTGCTGGCAAGAAACTGAGAGAGCAGACAACTCCAACTGATAAGAGTGGTTACAAGATTCTCAGGAAAAGAGTgattcattttattattatttcattaaatattaattataaaataatgtaattttaaaaagaaagtataaattatATATGAAAAATGAATCATTCTATTCCATTCTATTCTATTTAGCCGTCTATTATGCATTGTTTCTTATATCTTCAGATCATTATTGCCAGTGGTTTCTCATCTTTAACCAAAGCTGTTGTTCTTCCTACCATGACGCTGCTTTTCCAGAGATCGAGGAGGACTCTGTCGACTGCTGCTTTATTATGTTTTAATGCTCTGGAACTCTGGTAAATTTGTTGGGATGATCAAAACCCAAAACCAAAGATCCTTTTTACGTACACAGTTGTCCCCGGAGTTATGATACCACGGTAGGATATTTAAGTTGTCTCTCAAATATTCGCGGTTCGAATCCTAGATACgacgtatttgtagaaatttttccttcaaatggggagcggtaatcaaaggatgctgggcttctaGGTCGGCCACCGCGTGCGCTttccgatttatcctgatgaccgATGAAAAACTTTTGTGGGACCGAATCGATCATCCTAAAAATAATCGATGAAATTAACTAGgattatcattatttttatttttttcacgtACACAGTTTGAGCATGATACGACGCATGATCAAAGAGCAGCGAACACATTCCCAAACAAAAAATGAATGAATCCAAAAGTTATGTGATATATGCATCAAAATTGTCTGTTCGCCTGTCTGCGGAAGAAGAACCTTTAAGATTCCCGTTGTTCCCTGAGACCTTGGGCACGACGGTGCAGCGCCAGTACAGTGAGCCACGGCCTTGTGGCCTTCCGCGGAGGAACAGAGCTTTCATTCTTCGTGCAGAGATGGAAGAGGAAGATTAAGGCTGCAAAGCTTGAGGGCTTCCGAGTTTGATGAGTAGAAGAAGACGATCCATTAGAGATTGTAGCAACGAGggaacatcattttttttttctgttctaATAAATCAGTGTTCGGATATTGAATATCGACATATTTATCCGCATAGGAATTTATATAGGAGATAAATGAGGTGCTTTTGCATGGGCCCCACCCGATTCCCTTTCTATCTTTTTTTGCTTTATCCAGCCGGTTCAaatattactttttttttaaaaaaaaaatttgtcttAAATTCTAGCCCTTTAATTTAATTCCCTAATTGTGTCATTAGTATTAATTGGCTTCCCAAATCCCGCAAAAATACATCCGAGAATTCTGCTACTGCATCCACCATCTCCTGCCTAGTGCCAAATTACTCGTTTGCCCCCCGCACgtactaaattatatattattcattaatggtttttaaaaatttattaagattttaaatgaataaatttgtACTGATCGAATTGTTTTGCTAAAAAAATAATTGCCGTTTAATGAGCAGAGAGGGCTCCAGATTCAAGAAGATATTAGCCGATCTAAGCATTTGCTTAAAAAAAAGCTAAATTTAGTTTCTAATTGCTGTGATGATTAACTTCATCTTCATGTGCATTAATGAAAATTGGGACAAAATATGTGCGGgcgaataaattaattaaaacaataCCAAATGTTACATGTTGACTTTGTAATAGTGTTGTTCTTGTAATTACGGAGAACGAGAAGGGTAAAGTTCGTGCTTAAGTAGTACTCTCCTTTATATGCGCTGCGCTGGTGCTGTGCTCCTCCATTCCTCATTTGACCGTtgcctctctctttttctctaaCATCTCGCTCTCATTGATGGAGTTTCTCAGATGAGGAAAGCTTAATTGATTCCAGTTCCTTGTGCAGCGGAATTGGATTCCTCTCATGTCTTGCGAAGGTGAAGGTTTCGCTCCAAGGTATGatttttccccttttttttttttttattattatctgtTTGTCTTTCTACCTTCTTTAGATGAACGATTTGCGGAGTTGAATGTACCACTATTCGTGGAAGGGAGATTTCCTATTGATCTTTTATGAGTTTTTGTCATTTTTCTCCTTGTTTTTACGCCTTAACTGCGCATTTCAGAGTTTTAATGCGACGCTTTTACTGCTTTGTCCTTTTTTCTTCATGTGGTGGTGGTGGAATACGGAATACCTTCTTCCAAACCAGGTTTATCGGTTTGTGTAGACGGCTGGATCAAGACTTCagactttgttttgcaagatttTCTTTCTTAGATTTGTTCATTTATGTTATTCCAGTCAAGAGATCCACATGTATGTTTTCTTTTTTAGCCTGTTGAACTAAGAGTACTCGTTTTTTCTTCTGTTTTTTTAGGGATTGTCTTCTCCGGTAACTAATTAATTTTCGTCAGATCCTCCGATCATGGTTTTTCTTCTGTCCTTTAGGGCATGGAAGTTCAAACCATcagatcatcttcttcttcatcatgtttttcttcattttttatcTCAACCCCTTGATTCTGTCTTTTTGTTAATCATTTCAGTATTACGTGAAGAAATAAGAGTCACAATGGTAAAACTTTGAAGCTAAGAATCTAACCGAGTTAACTTAATCTCAATATTCAGTCTGGTGAAGGGTTTCTGCTTACTGCATTTTCTTTGCTCGGTCCCATCTTGTGAAGGAAAAGGGTTTCAGAAAATTACTCTAGTTACCTCCACTGTTCGTAAGTTCCTTCAATACTTGTGCATATCAATTTTAGTTCATAATTGTTGAAGGATCTAGTTCCAAAAATAAGTTGAACGTCAGTTTATACTTCATACCTCAGGAAATCTTCACCATCCTTCAAGAGATGGGATGTTCGGCTTCGAGGTTGGAAGATGAGGAGGCTGTCCAGCTCTGCAAAGACAGAAGAAACTTCATAAAACAGGCTGTTGAGCAAAGGAACCGCTTTGCTTCAGGGCACATTGCTTATATTCAGTCTCTAAAACGAGTCTCTCACGCTCTTTGCAATTTTGTTGATGCCGATGAGCAACATGACACCTTCTCAGAAGCATTCACTATGTCTCCATTCATGCCTGTGAAGAAATCAAGCCCGGAAATGATAGGCATTCCATTCAAATCCACTGTACCAGCACTTGACCAATATGAGAAAAGGATGGGGGTTCCACTCAACTCTGCATCACACACAAATCAGTCCCAGGGAAGTAATTTTCATGTTTCGAGATATTTGAGATCGGGAGGGAGTCCTTCGGTTTCTGTTGAAGAGCATCCTCAACCATCAGAGACAGTGAGAATCAACTCTTATTACCCTATGGAGCATGATGGAAGTGATACATATTTCACTGCGCAGGCTTCCCCATGGCATTCGACATTCTTTTCATCAACTTATGAGAGACCGAACTTCCCTCCACCGTCACCACAAAATCCACAGTGGGACTCCTTTTGGAATCCTTTCTCTTCACTAGACACTTATGGATACACATACCAGAGTAATTCAGTTCACATGATGAACGACGATGATGTAGCAGGACTAAGGCAAgtaagagaagaagaaggaattcCGGAATTGGAAGAAGAAGGAGCAACCGGGGAAGACAAGCCTGCGCAGATAGAAACTCAGAATGAAGCATGCGAAGTTGATTCAAATGATACTAGAATGAGCGGGGCAAGTGTAGATTCTTCAGCAGCCATATGTAAAGAGCCTAATGTGCAAGGAATTAAGAAGTTTCACACTAAGAGTATCAACGATATTCGAATATCAGAAACAAAAGATGCCATAGAACTTAAAATAACCAGAGAGAAGGGAATGGCAGGGAAGATAAAGCCTGCAGAAGAAACCCCAGGTTTTACTGTGTACTTAAACCGAAGGCCAAAAAGCATGCCAGAAATCATGAAAGATATCGAAAGTCAATTTTTGCGGATTTGTGACTGTGCTCATGAGGTTTCAGTATTGTTGAATGCGAGCAGAGCTCACTATGCTTCAAGTTCAACTGAAATTGCTGGTATTTGATTCAAGTTCTCCAATAAAGTTATATAGTACGAAATGATTCTGAATTTAGTATTATGGTTTTAATATATCACCTGCATTTCTGCTACAGCTAAAATGATGAATCCAGTTGCCCTCTTCCGGTCTGCATCTTCGCGTTCATCCTCTTCTAGGTTCTTTAATGCCTTTTCCAGTTCAGGATGTGATGATTATGAAAGCAGCAGTGATTACTCGGAGGAGTCATGGACGACATCAGGAAACCACCAGTCAACATTGGATAGATTATATGAATGGGAGAAGAAGTTGTATGAGGAGGTTAAGGTAGTTCTTGTGATTTGCAAGGTCTACTTTGGATCCATCCAATTGAGGAGGTTGATATTATCTAAGATCATGTTTTTACGTCGCAGGCTGGAGAACGCTTAAGAATAGCATTTGAAAGGAAACACATGCAAATGAGAAACCAAGATGTCTATGGTAAAGAGACTTCATCTGTTGACAAAACAAGATCAACAGTAAGAGATCTACATACTCAGTTAAAAATTTCTATACATTCAGTTGAGTCAGTTTCAAGAAGAATTGAAACTCTGCGGGATGAAGAATTGCATCCACAGCTGATCGAGTTATTGCAAGGGTATGCTTCAAACTTCTGCTTATTTTTCATGTTCAATTAATGCCACTAGACTAACCAAGTATGACAAAGAAGTCGTTCTATAGATGAATAATGTATGTTCTAAAGCTATACTATAAAGTAGTATAACAAATAAACTACTAAATTTCTAAAGTTGAATTCTCAAACACTAAGCTACTGCAAAGAGACTTATGTGTATGTCCTAGTAAAAGCAGGACAATGTTTGCATTTTCTATTATTCTCACTTAGGTAAGAGTTGTATCAAGGAGGAACCAATTGTTATACGACATCTTGTTCATTCTTGTCACTTGCATCTACCATTTTTTAGATCATGTAAAATTGCATCAGGGATGAAATTGAGTCTCCATTATTGCACCATTGaataggaaaaagaaaaaatgggACCACTGATCAGAATATAGTTGGTTCTGGAAGggttaaatgttttgaaaaccgGACCGGGCCACTGAACCGGTGCGATAATCGGgtcgaggtttttaaggtttgaCCAGTCAAACTGGTGGTTCaaccgttatatatatatatataaatcatgcTTCAATCCTGATTAAACCTATGATTTTAACTGATTTCGAGCGATTTTGACCGGTTTTAACTGATTTTAAGCGGGTTTGACCGGTTTTCAACGGTTTTGaccggttttttttttttttttttttttgtatttttcggTTTTAATGATGGACCGGACCGGAATAAGGGCCGGTTCGCGGTTCAACCGGTCGGACCGGCCGGTCCGGTCCGGTTTTCAAAACACTGGGTTAAACAAGCTACAGATGAGACAGAGTTGTGCtctttattttgtttggtttgctTGTTACCACGGATGGTGGGGATACACCGAGTTTGGAGCAACGTCAAATCACGTCCGTCTAATTTGTACATTTGGCGATTGCGGCGCAGGTTAGCGAAGATGTGGAGGACCACAGCCGACTGCCACCGGATCCAGAAGCGCACAATAGACGAGGCCAAGCTCCTGATCCTCTCCGCCGGGAAGGTATTGGACGAGGCGGTTATCCCGCCGCCGCCTAGGCAAGCCCGATCTGCCGCCGCCTTGGAGGCGGAGCTCCGGAACTGGCGCGCGTGCCTCGAGATCTGGGCGGAGGCGCAGCGGGCCTACGCCCGCGCTCTGGCCAGGTGGGCCCTCCGCTGCGGCGACCAGGTTGACGGCGGCGGCGCGCGGTCCCCGCTCTCCCCTCCTCGTCCCTCCGCAGGCGGCGCGCCTCCGGCTCTCGCGGTGTGCGCGCGGTGGTCTCGGCTGCTGGAGTCGTTGGGGGTGGCGCAGGTGGTGGACGGCCTGGACTTCTTCGCGGCGGGGATCGCGTCGGTGAGCGGGATGGAGGCGGCGGACGCGGAGGGGGACGACCAGGGAGGAACGCCGGCGACGGCAGAGATGGCTAGGAGAGTACTATGCGCGGGGATGTCGGTGGCCGTCAGCTCGCTGTCGGAGTTCGCGGCGAGGTCGGCGAACGGGTACGAATGCTTGGTGCGTGACGGAGACGGGAGTGCAGAACCGTAATTCCAACGTAGTGGTCTTCTTGTTATTAACTTGTAAAAGTAGTGGCAGCTTTGACGATAGATTTATTTTAGAAGTTTAACCTATTTATTATATTTCTGGTAAATTGGCAAATTTGTGCCTAATATCGTTTTGCAAACCCTTGAATCGACGGCCCAAGTTTTTTTTAGTGAtttacaagattttttttttaaaaaaaactcgtGGTATATATATTTACAAGGATTACTATCCTTAAGTCTTTAGAATGGAATATTCCTTATTGTATTTCCGAACATGCGAAACGATATGACAATAACTGGACAACACAAAgctttatataataataataataataataataagggataaTACGGCCTAATTAAGCATTATTTGTGGTTTGGAGCACTGAAGAAAAGTATGATCAACCGCAACAGCGTAAAGGCAGGAACCATTTTAAATCTATGGTATTATTAATTTGCCGGCCACCTTTGTGTTGGGTGCTGGCTAATGGTTTACACGCAGCCCTTCTCGTCGTCTTTACTTTTGCCTCGTTCCTCATACACCACATCGAGGTTGTACAAAATGAGCACCATGGTTAGGGAGGAGAAGACGACGGGCAGAGGGCCGAAGATCCAGAGGAGCAGCGGCAGGGCAGCGTAGAAGAGGCGGTTGCCGACGGTGTTGAGGGCGAAGCCCTTCTCGAGGAGGTCGGCGACGTAGGCGACGGTGACGAGGGAGTCAGAGAGAGGGACGTTGATGAGGAAGTTGGCCTGGTTGACGAACCGGATGGAGAGGGAGTGGCAGAGGAAGGCGAAGACGAAGACGACGAGGAGGGACACGTACTTGAGTGCCACCATGAACTCGCCGTGCGCGCCGAAGACGGAGTCGTACAGCGGCCGCTTGACGGAGTAGGTGCTGCTGAGGACGGCCGCGAGGCCGGAGCTGAGGAGGATGGAGGTGGTGGCCATCAGCGTCGACCCCATGATCGTGTTCCGGATCGTTTGCACCGCCAATATGTTCTTCTTGTCATTGTCCTAATTTAAACACAAAAATGCGAAAGAGAAAAATTTACATATATATAAAGATTTGAGCTTTCAATGGACATATATACCTTCATCATGGCTTCGACCCAAAGACGACGGCCAACAGAGTTGATGCCGATGATGGTGTGCAGCGGCTTGGACCGGACTCTGTACCAGAGCCAGAGGTGGTAGACGAGTGGGAGGAGGAGGCCTAAAGGCACCAGCACAAGATCCAAATAGCCCTTCCTCCACTCCATCAATCACTACGTACACTAGCTAGCTAGCTAACTGAATGCCCTAATTCTTCTCGGTTGAAGGAGCTCTGACGATGAATGCAACGGTCGTAGCTATGTTGTTGGAAAGGAGAGTGTGACTATGTGGTTATTTATAGAGGATCATTGGGACGTGAAGTTAATGCAAATGGACGTGGTGCCACTAACTCCACAGCACCAAGACGACAGCGCAAGCTGACAACAAGCACACATGTTTTGTCCAATCGCCTTCTTCGCAACAGAAAAACACACATTCAATTGCGTTACATTGCATTGCAGTTTGCATTGCATAAATCAGCTTGCTTGACGTTTAATTCGATCCCCTGCTTCTTCTTGTTTCGTTCTTTTACCTGAGTCCAAATTTCATAGTACTGTCACATGCATCTCATGGTCCTCTTAAGAAATAAAAACGTTAAAGTGCCGTTGATCTTTCAAGATTTATACAGTGTAAAAACTGATAATTCTAAACAATTAATTAATGAATGAATCAGTGTGTGTGCTGTAGATACAGATCAATGGAGAAGTGCGAAAGAGAAGTTAATTTGAGTGCTAGTGGTGTTGTGTGGTTCTCCAATGGAGAAGCCAATTGGGTAGGGACAAACAAGGGATTCTCCTAATTGGTCGAGCTGTGTCAATCAGAACTATGAGCATGATAAGCAAACGGGTGACTAAGCATAATGCTATG from Zingiber officinale cultivar Zhangliang chromosome 5B, Zo_v1.1, whole genome shotgun sequence encodes the following:
- the LOC121985563 gene encoding uncharacterized protein LOC121985563, which codes for MARVFSHLRIRDAFPFNRLIAVRERSHARIIEIDLAAEADAGEGEGEGEVDVDVLSLRRLEDAVRAISVRRAAPDWLPFVPGSSYWFPPPRRAGGVVDVVKKLANPLTEEESMSLTTVRGWPSSAYFVDGVSPRFVKKNMKKASAQSDDED
- the LOC121985565 gene encoding uncharacterized protein LOC121985565, which encodes MEWRKGYLDLVLVPLGLLLPLVYHLWLWYRVRSKPLHTIIGINSVGRRLWVEAMMKDNDKKNILAVQTIRNTIMGSTLMATTSILLSSGLAAVLSSTYSVKRPLYDSVFGAHGEFMVALKYVSLLVVFVFAFLCHSLSIRFVNQANFLINVPLSDSLVTVAYVADLLEKGFALNTVGNRLFYAALPLLLWIFGPLPVVFSSLTMVLILYNLDVVYEERGKSKDDEKGCV
- the LOC121985564 gene encoding nitrate regulatory gene2 protein-like codes for the protein MGCSASRLEDEEAVQLCKDRRNFIKQAVEQRNRFASGHIAYIQSLKRVSHALCNFVDADEQHDTFSEAFTMSPFMPVKKSSPEMIGIPFKSTVPALDQYEKRMGVPLNSASHTNQSQGSNFHVSRYLRSGGSPSVSVEEHPQPSETVRINSYYPMEHDGSDTYFTAQASPWHSTFFSSTYERPNFPPPSPQNPQWDSFWNPFSSLDTYGYTYQSNSVHMMNDDDVAGLRQVREEEGIPELEEEGATGEDKPAQIETQNEACEVDSNDTRMSGASVDSSAAICKEPNVQGIKKFHTKSINDIRISETKDAIELKITREKGMAGKIKPAEETPGFTVYLNRRPKSMPEIMKDIESQFLRICDCAHEVSVLLNASRAHYASSSTEIAAKMMNPVALFRSASSRSSSSRFFNAFSSSGCDDYESSSDYSEESWTTSGNHQSTLDRLYEWEKKLYEEVKAGERLRIAFERKHMQMRNQDVYGKETSSVDKTRSTVRDLHTQLKISIHSVESVSRRIETLRDEELHPQLIELLQGLAKMWRTTADCHRIQKRTIDEAKLLILSAGKVLDEAVIPPPPRQARSAAALEAELRNWRACLEIWAEAQRAYARALARWALRCGDQVDGGGARSPLSPPRPSAGGAPPALAVCARWSRLLESLGVAQVVDGLDFFAAGIASVSGMEAADAEGDDQGGTPATAEMARRVLCAGMSVAVSSLSEFAARSANGYECLVRDGDGSAEP